One window of the Endomicrobium proavitum genome contains the following:
- a CDS encoding DegT/DnrJ/EryC1/StrS family aminotransferase, translating to MINIAAPVIGQKERKLINEVLDSRILAAGKYVTQFEQSFAKYSGAKFGIANANGTTSLHTALLMCGVKAGDKVVTTPFSFIATSNSILFCGAKPVFADIEPETFNISADSLEKILKKEKNVKAVVIVHLYGLPCDMDAILKLKKKYKFKLIEDACQAHGAQYKNKKVGSFGDAAAFSFYATKNMMTGEGGITLTNDAKADKYGRQIINHGRDGHSTFTVLGYNYRLTNLAAAIGIAQLEQLESWIAKRISNANKYNEAFKDLAFLQTPIVPLKTRHVFHQYTIRINPAEREKFMQYLKDNGVGCGIYYDCVLYKQPYYKQLGYKSGLCPNAEQAAKEAVSLPVHPSLSAADVQRVIDVVRGYKK from the coding sequence ATGATTAACATTGCCGCTCCGGTTATAGGACAAAAAGAAAGAAAACTAATAAATGAAGTTTTAGATTCAAGAATTTTAGCCGCGGGAAAATATGTAACGCAGTTTGAACAGTCTTTTGCAAAATATTCCGGCGCAAAATTCGGCATTGCAAACGCAAACGGCACAACATCTCTTCACACGGCGCTTTTAATGTGCGGTGTTAAAGCCGGCGATAAAGTAGTTACAACGCCATTTTCTTTTATTGCCACCTCAAACTCTATTCTTTTTTGCGGCGCAAAACCTGTTTTTGCGGATATTGAACCCGAAACTTTTAACATAAGCGCCGATTCGCTTGAAAAAATTCTTAAAAAAGAAAAGAACGTTAAAGCTGTGGTAATTGTTCACCTTTACGGACTTCCTTGCGATATGGACGCAATACTTAAACTTAAGAAAAAATATAAATTTAAACTTATAGAAGACGCGTGTCAGGCTCACGGAGCTCAATATAAAAATAAGAAAGTTGGCTCTTTCGGCGACGCTGCGGCATTTTCTTTTTACGCCACTAAAAACATGATGACGGGCGAAGGCGGCATAACTCTTACCAACGATGCAAAAGCAGACAAATACGGCAGACAAATTATAAACCACGGAAGAGACGGGCATTCCACATTTACGGTTTTAGGATACAATTACAGACTTACAAATTTAGCGGCGGCAATCGGCATTGCGCAGCTTGAGCAGCTTGAAAGCTGGATAGCAAAAAGAATTTCAAACGCAAATAAATACAACGAAGCGTTTAAAGATTTAGCTTTTTTACAAACGCCGATAGTGCCTTTAAAAACAAGGCATGTGTTTCATCAATATACAATAAGAATAAATCCGGCTGAACGCGAAAAATTCATGCAATATTTAAAAGATAACGGCGTGGGCTGCGGAATTTATTACGACTGCGTTTTATATAAACAGCCTTATTATAAACAGCTCGGATATAAATCCGGGCTTTGCCCTAATGCCGAACAAGCCGCAAAAGAAGCCGTATCTTTGCCGGTTCACCCGTCATTGTCGGCAGCCGACGTTCAAAGAGTTATAGATGTTGTAAGAGGATATAAAAAATGA
- a CDS encoding GNAT family N-acetyltransferase produces MKDIGTQTIETERFILRRVTLDDAQTMFDFCSNEDVAKYMNWPAHKDISVTKKVISDWLNNYSKEDFYQWAIEDKSSKQMIGLISYHDINKRIESASIGYCLSKKFWNKGVMTEVALAGNNFMLTKAGYNRIEGYHDVENPPSGKVMQKCNMRFEGLRRNGGKYDDGRFCNVNVYSIIKSDLK; encoded by the coding sequence ATGAAAGATATCGGAACGCAAACCATTGAAACAGAAAGATTTATTTTAAGACGCGTAACTTTAGACGATGCGCAGACCATGTTTGATTTTTGCAGCAACGAAGACGTGGCAAAATATATGAACTGGCCGGCGCATAAAGACATAAGCGTTACAAAAAAAGTTATTTCAGATTGGCTCAACAATTATTCAAAAGAAGATTTTTATCAGTGGGCTATAGAAGATAAATCTTCAAAACAAATGATAGGGCTTATAAGCTATCACGATATAAACAAAAGAATAGAAAGCGCTTCCATAGGCTATTGTCTGTCAAAAAAGTTTTGGAATAAAGGCGTAATGACGGAAGTTGCTCTTGCGGGAAACAATTTTATGCTAACCAAAGCCGGCTATAACAGAATTGAAGGATATCACGACGTAGAAAATCCGCCTTCCGGAAAAGTTATGCAAAAGTGCAATATGCGTTTTGAAGGGCTTCGCAGAAACGGCGGAAAATATGACGACGGAAGATTTTGTAACGTTAATGTTTATTCTATAATAAAATCCGATTTAAAATAG
- the lpxA gene encoding acyl-ACP--UDP-N-acetylglucosamine O-acyltransferase, with protein sequence MIHASAIIDKSATIEDNVEIGAYSCIGPNVIIKSGTVIGTNVYIEHCEIGSNCKIFHGASVGTPPQDLGYKNEPSKAYIGDGTTLREFVTINRGSAKTGKTIIGKNCYFMTASHAAHDTRIGDNVIMANNTSAAGHVEIGDNAFVSGNVGIHQFCRIGKGSMTGVGTSVTMDIIPYALCAGYRAQLNGLNLVGMKRRKMTADEINDVKDAYKTLFASKLLLNDALAKLSQSGSVYVKEIVEFIKTSKRGIARPE encoded by the coding sequence CACGCTTCGGCAATAATAGATAAAAGCGCCACAATAGAAGATAATGTTGAAATAGGCGCTTATTCGTGCATAGGCCCTAACGTAATTATAAAATCCGGAACCGTTATAGGAACAAATGTTTACATAGAACATTGCGAAATCGGCTCCAATTGTAAAATTTTTCACGGCGCGTCCGTTGGAACGCCTCCGCAGGATTTGGGATATAAAAACGAGCCTTCAAAAGCTTATATCGGCGACGGCACAACGTTAAGAGAGTTTGTAACAATTAACAGAGGCAGCGCTAAAACAGGCAAAACCATTATCGGCAAAAACTGTTATTTTATGACTGCTTCCCACGCGGCGCACGACACAAGAATAGGCGACAACGTAATTATGGCAAATAATACTTCCGCCGCCGGGCACGTTGAAATAGGCGACAATGCTTTTGTAAGCGGCAACGTGGGCATTCACCAGTTTTGCAGAATAGGCAAAGGTTCTATGACAGGCGTAGGCACTTCTGTAACCATGGACATAATTCCTTACGCTTTATGCGCAGGCTACAGAGCGCAGCTAAACGGATTAAATCTTGTAGGAATGAAAAGACGCAAAATGACTGCAGATGAAATTAACGACGTAAAAGACGCTTATAAAACTCTTTTTGCGTCAAAACTTTTGCTAAACGACGCGCTTGCAAAACTTTCGCAAAGCGGTTCCGTTTACGTAAAAGAAATCGTTGAATTTATAAAAACCTCTAAAAGAGGAATAGCAAGACCGGAATAA
- a CDS encoding Gfo/Idh/MocA family protein, whose translation MNIVKTAVIGAGSLGQHHARILGQHPGSKLEYVVDTDVKRGEKIAKANNAQHITDFNFLIGKVDAAVISAPTQFHYAIAKPLLESGVHCLVEKPFTLDVAQAEELIEIAQKKNLVLQVGHVERFNPAIIAAAPFVNNPKFIEINRLGPYDPRTAHIGVVLDLMVHDLDMLFYLVKDKVVSLEAHGAKVLSDTEDIAKVRLKFANGCVADVSASRITIDRYRKIRIFQPDAYISVDYAGKSVKIYKQKEGVQKMTSLLDIEIKKPKIPSNEPLFYELDNFLTSIIDGKKPAVAGEQGRDAVELALNILKHMVF comes from the coding sequence ATGAACATCGTTAAAACCGCAGTTATCGGCGCGGGCTCTTTAGGTCAGCACCACGCCAGAATTCTCGGTCAGCACCCCGGCTCTAAACTTGAATACGTTGTAGATACCGACGTTAAACGCGGCGAAAAAATAGCCAAAGCCAACAACGCGCAGCACATAACGGATTTTAATTTTCTTATAGGAAAAGTTGACGCTGCGGTTATTTCAGCGCCCACGCAGTTTCATTATGCAATTGCAAAACCTCTTTTGGAAAGCGGAGTTCACTGCCTTGTTGAAAAACCGTTTACATTAGATGTCGCGCAGGCGGAAGAACTTATAGAAATAGCTCAAAAGAAAAATTTAGTTTTGCAGGTGGGACATGTTGAAAGATTTAACCCTGCAATAATAGCGGCGGCGCCGTTTGTCAACAATCCTAAATTTATTGAAATAAACAGACTGGGGCCTTATGACCCCAGAACCGCGCATATCGGCGTTGTTTTAGATTTAATGGTTCACGATTTAGATATGCTGTTTTATCTTGTTAAAGATAAAGTTGTTTCTCTTGAAGCGCACGGCGCAAAAGTTTTGTCAGACACCGAAGACATTGCAAAGGTGCGTTTAAAATTTGCAAACGGCTGCGTTGCGGACGTTTCCGCAAGCAGAATTACAATAGACAGATACAGAAAAATAAGAATTTTCCAGCCGGACGCTTACATATCGGTAGATTATGCCGGAAAGAGCGTAAAAATATACAAGCAAAAAGAAGGCGTCCAAAAAATGACTTCTCTTTTAGACATAGAAATCAAAAAACCTAAAATTCCTTCCAATGAACCGTTATTTTACGAGCTTGACAACTTCCTTACAAGTATTATAGACGGTAAAAAACCAGCCGTTGCCGGCGAACAGGGCAGAGACGCCGTAGAGCTTGCGTTAAATATTTTAAAGCACATGGTATTTTAA
- a CDS encoding LpxI family protein encodes MKNIGLIAGNGRFPFLAAQEIKKSGDKVICIALKEEADPALEKICDKTYWFHMGKSQKIIDALKRENVKTVIMAGQVKHVRIYSLFNLDFRAAKLIASLVNKKTDTILGAIANEFKKDGIKLLPSHYYLKNFMAKKGLISGKKLSSSESKDVAFGFKIAKGIAGLDIGQTAVVKDRSVLAIESIEGTDECIKRAYKFGGKNAIVIKVAKPKQDFRFDVPVIGVRTIDVLKENKIRAMAVESGSTLILDKDELVKKANKAGVTIIAI; translated from the coding sequence ATGAAAAATATAGGGCTTATCGCAGGCAACGGAAGGTTTCCTTTTTTGGCCGCTCAAGAAATAAAAAAAAGCGGCGATAAAGTTATCTGCATTGCGTTAAAAGAAGAAGCCGACCCTGCGCTTGAAAAAATTTGCGATAAAACCTATTGGTTTCATATGGGAAAATCGCAAAAAATTATAGATGCGTTAAAACGCGAAAACGTTAAAACGGTAATAATGGCAGGGCAGGTAAAGCACGTTAGAATTTATTCGCTTTTTAATTTAGATTTCCGCGCGGCAAAACTTATTGCAAGTTTGGTCAACAAAAAAACAGACACCATTTTGGGCGCAATAGCTAACGAATTTAAAAAAGATGGAATAAAACTTTTGCCGTCTCATTATTATTTAAAAAATTTTATGGCAAAAAAAGGGCTTATATCGGGTAAAAAATTAAGTTCGTCCGAGAGTAAAGACGTTGCGTTCGGTTTTAAAATAGCAAAAGGTATAGCCGGTCTTGACATAGGGCAAACCGCGGTGGTTAAAGATCGCTCTGTTTTAGCCATAGAATCTATAGAAGGAACCGACGAATGCATAAAAAGAGCGTATAAATTCGGCGGGAAAAACGCCATTGTAATAAAGGTGGCAAAACCGAAACAAGATTTTAGATTTGACGTTCCCGTAATAGGCGTGCGTACAATAGACGTGTTAAAAGAAAATAAAATTCGCGCTATGGCCGTTGAATCCGGCTCAACATTAATACTTGATAAAGACGAGTTAGTAAAAAAAGCAAATAAAGCCGGCGTAACAATTATTGCAATATAA